From the genome of Oncorhynchus masou masou isolate Uvic2021 chromosome 15, UVic_Omas_1.1, whole genome shotgun sequence:
tggctgaaggcactctgagtAGGGCGTACTTTGGAACAACCTCTGGTCTCTCTGTAGTCAGGTGGGACCTGTCTGTGAGGTCCAACAGAGGTTATGAGAAGGAGCAGAGAGTGAGAAAGGTTGTGAAGTAGTTAAACATCATGGTTAGGGCATTTTGTCCCCGGTAGCTTAGTTTTTGTAGCTTTTTCCCCACTACTCCTGTTCTCTTTATCCTGATGACAGTGTGTGGAGCAGGGCAGTTGACCACAGTACAGACAGGGTCCTCCTGCAGCTATGTGATGATAGGTGCCAGCTCTGTCATCTGTCCATAAGCAGGAGAGAGGAACAAGGGAGATGGAGAATATGAGGGTCGGTCCCCCAACACAACGCCAGCACGATGTGGAGTGCTAACCCCTTTTAAAATGGTGTGTTTGAGCTACAGACGTCTGCAGCACAAACACACCGGccgagctagagcggtgtttgtgagGCAGGGGCGCATCTGTAGAGTAAGAATGATTGGAGCTACAAACAATTAAAAGCGATCTATGAAATGTTTTGCTCTATGACGCTCACGAGCTACTGAAGAGTCATTAGAAGGTAAGGGGTTCCTCTACATAGAAAATCATATGAAATACAagaacatagtgtctataatactgtaataagctcACATAGTTGATGTTACAAACTCCAAATTCCAgacagttgtcactgactagttggatactCATTTCCCACTGAGCAAATCATTTCTGAATGTACAGGATTCATATGCATTCATTTTAATCAGGTTTTTGCTTTGGCAGACCTTATTTGTTTTATTGACATTTGTCAATAAAACTCATGAAGGCAACAGTTTATGTCAAATTGTTTGTGTTCTACTTGTAGCCCTGGATGTTCTGAAAAGAAAATGGTAAAGCACTGTGTTGTGAGGctaaatataagggctggacaGATCAAGGAAAGCCATGTAAATGAATAACACAAGGTAAACTGACCTTGGCTCAGGAACTTAAAGTGTATTAATTCCATAACCTTCATCAAAGCTGGTTTTTGTTGATGTATCACCCAGGACAAAGGGATATCTTTTGGCCCCAGGGGCTTGGCAGCATATTGCAAACAGCTGACAGTCAATAAAGCTATTGCCCCTTCACTATGAGAGCCTTGTTTGGGTCTGTGACGGATCGTTAAAAACCGTGTGAAACCAGATGCGAGAGAGCCGAGACGGTTTGGGCGGCCATGCCCCACTGATCATGGCGCTCACTGATCCAAAGTAGAAACTGAGACagtgcacactcacacacatcgtAGACAAGCAGGTCGTACGCaatgtacagacacacactcccacacactggCAAACACAATCCAAAAATAGTGTGTGCCCTGCGGGTCCATGACACAGAGTAACCTGTCTCGTATCTGTTATATCTTTTGTATCTTTCTCCTAAGATTCCTGATTTAAAGACAGATTGTTTTGGGGGGGGCTTCCTGCATTCACAGTTCAGTGTTCTGCTCACCTACAGTATGTTGCTTTGAGGTGATAGAAAAAAAGGGTGGTCACGAGAAGAGGAAAAGAAGACTAACAGCAAGAGAAatgaacagagggaagagagatgctCACCTGCATTTCCACCTGTATGGTTGTCACAGGTGTTGTCTCGCAGGCTGAATGTCAAAGGGCTGTACTCTGCGTCGGAATTGATCTTAGGCAGGGAAACCTGACATAACAGCGAGAATAGCTTTGACATATATCTAATACCTTTAGAGAACTGTCAAACACACAGTGCATTACTAAATCATGCATTTTGTTCATATATATTTGAAAAAAGAGTGAAACACCACTATCTTTCATTATGTTCTACTGTATTTGTAACTCAGATTAGACGTGGAGGGGAAGGTAGATGTGAAGGTAAGAAGGGTTAACATGGGGATTGAACCCTGGTCTCTGGGTTCACATTATATGTGCCAGGAGTGTTACCACTAAACAACAAGGTTTGTTATAAACCAGTAATGCTACAGTATGTTATGCCGTACCCTGAATAGAGGTTTCCAGGTTGAGGTGTTTGAAGGTGTTGGGAACTCTGTGAGGATTCTCCAGGGGTTTCTCCTCTGCCTTCCTCTGGTCGGCCATGGTCTGGGAGAACAGATGTCCCAAAACATCACACTGCggtgtcagagagagacagagagacagacagagagacacagaccgagacagacagaggataATTCAGTATTTCTTTTAAATAAGATGATTGTATTTAGTCAGATATTTTATGTTTATGTCACTTTGAGcctatactgtaccagtcagtatcatgacacaaggcgagacccagatgcagatggtttgagtcttacAATATTTATTAATCCAATAGGGTAAGGCAAACCAGACAGCGCAattgtctttatttttttattgacggatagcacactccaacactcagacataatttacatttATGTTTCGTgggtccgccagatcagaggcagtagggatgaccagggatgttctagtTGAAAACCATTGCCTAATGAACTAATGTTCACTCCATGCAAGCATAGAGCATGAAGAAAGGGTTGCCTTGTAAGTCTCCATTGCTATTATTactgcacatacagtacattgtgTTTCAAAATCTTGCCTAACACCTCTTCTCTTCCTTGGTAAATGAAGCTGTGTGAAAGGCACGTAGCTAGGGATATCATTAGACAACAGCACTATAAAGGCATCATGACAAGTTACTTGAAGATGTGTCACCTGGTTTTATATGCTCTGACCTGTTAGGGAGGCTTGTGTTGACAGGACCCCTGGCTGTAGATGGACCACAGTAATATGTCTAAAAGCCAATTGTAACATTCACCCTTGACCTCTCCTATAAACCTCTTACTATAGCCCTTCTCTGCCGTAGCTGCTTTCACTGATCCACCATCTCAGATCCTGCTAAAAATGAATTGCATAACGGTCAAAGTGCTTTTAAGTCCGATTGGATTGTAATTTATACAGGGTCATCATTCCAAAATTAGACTCTGAAATCATTAGATCGATAAGAGGGCCTAGTTGACCCTTTTCACGTAAGTGTTTGAATGTCAGTGTGTAAATTAGGCGTGAAAGC
Proteins encoded in this window:
- the LOC135555087 gene encoding dynein axonemal intermediate chain 3-like produces the protein MFWDICSPRPWPTRGRQRRNPWRILTEFPTPSNTSTWKPLFRVSLPKINSDAEYSPLTFSLRDNTCDNHTGGNADRSHLTTERPEVVPKYALLRVPSAKQLKPLEDISTRFYAGTEDREIVYTDWKLEKGNDSGRLFSKVTVD